In Penaeus monodon isolate SGIC_2016 chromosome 41, NSTDA_Pmon_1, whole genome shotgun sequence, a single genomic region encodes these proteins:
- the LOC119598717 gene encoding trans-Golgi network integral membrane protein 1-like isoform X2 has protein sequence MEEKEGTTRMKLKGTRATYAACVLCAVFTPVILAPVNESKQLDASLPLTTFGNSANIASFALANLSALGAADKPSENNMDNQQPPGNSAPTVIGPSSADNPPAEKPSSTVDVKKEVENVVTAEAQETVVDKSVPPSPESQSPDSEASAKKDNADQGQGPPPPPPAPRESETQVLEEKKEVAEAADPSGSAPQVLASGSTEAQGGEVKKVNPSPLPSESAMTVGAKPEETQASRISDPEIPQETQNKANETQGLVVTDEQAQEPQQNADQAKESQPSAVPSEIAQSAPVEPPKLPEQSAAETQEPKPVKEETQKPDVSEVAAQVPKEPEQQAENTQDSDAVVEQPKEQEQTANETQEQPEQLAVDEEAKGTDTEDNLIEENINNDDENREQYENDIAVVDKPINDYSYTMDSSQQSSMATDMQANNPSFSDQLGKDSEDGGELTIKNREIFTDDEDSHFFAYFLTIMVSAIIFYLVFHNKQRIIALIIEGRSPGERRGRRSSSRGKYHKLDNNLEEAITATKGAKRH, from the exons atggaagagaaggaaggaaccaCCAGAATGAAGCTAAAGGGGACGAGAGCCACGTATGCCGCATGTGTCTTGTGCGCTGTCTTCACACCGGTGATATTGGCTCCAGTAAATGAATCAAAGCAGCTTGACGCAAGTTTGCCTCTGACCACTTTCGGTAACAGTGCAAATATCGCGTCGTTTGCCTTGGCAAATCTTAGTGCTTTAGGGGCTGCCGACAAACCATCAGAAAATAATATGGACAACCAGCAGCCTCCTGGGAATTCTGCTCCAACGGTAATAGGTCCAAGCTCTGCCGATAACCCTCCTGCAGAAAAACCATCGTCCACTGTGGACGTCAAAAAAGAAGTAGAGAATGTAGTCACAGCTGAGGCCCAAGAAACAGTTGTAGATAAAAGTGTGCCTCCAAGCCCTGAGTCCCAGTCGCCAGACTCAGAAGCTAGTGCCAAAAAGGATAATGCAGACCAAGGGCAaggcccaccaccaccaccaccagcacctaGAGAGAGTGAAACACAGGTattggaagagaaaaaggaggtggCGGAAGCAGCAGACCCATCCGGAAGTGCACCCCAGGTGTTAGCCAGCGGAAGTACTGAGGCTCAGGGAGGGGAGGTTAAGAAAGTCAACCCTTCTCCGTTGCCCAGTGAGAGTGCAATGACAGTAGGAGCCAAACCTGAGGAGACTCAAGCTTCTCGAATCTCAGATCCAGAGATCCCTCAGGAGACACAGAATAAAGCCAACGAAACACAAGGTTTGGTTGTTACAGATGAACAGGCACAGGAGCCCCAGCAGAATGCTGACCAGGCAAAGGAGTCTCAACCAAGTGCTGTCCCATCAGAGATTGCCCAAAGTGCACCTGTTGAGCCCCCAAAGTTGCCTGAGCAGAGTGCTGCTGAGACACAGGAACCAAAGCCCGTGAAGGAAGAAACACAAAAACCTGATGTATCTGAAGTCGCAGCACAGGTGCCAAAGGAACCAGAGCAACAGGCAGAAAACACACAGGACTCTGATGCAGTGGTGGAACAACCCAAGGAGCAGGAACAAACCGCCAACGAGACACAAGAACAACCAGAACAGCTGGCAGTGGACGAAGAAGCCAAGGGGACAGACACAGAGGACAATCTTATTGAAGAAAACATCAACAACGACGATGAAAATAGGGAACAGTACGAAAACGACATAGCTGTTGTGGATAAGCCCATAAACGATTACTCGTACACCATGGACAGCTCTCAGCAGAGCTCCATGGCAACCGATATGCAGGCTAATAATCCTTCCTTCAGTGATCAGCTAGGCAAAG ATAgtgaagacggcggagagctcaccatcaaaaatagagaaatattcaCCGATGACGAGGATTCCCACTTCTTTGCGTACTTCCTCACCATCATGGTCTCGGCCATCATCTTCTACCTGGTTTTCCATAACAAGCAACGG ATCATCGCTCTCATCATCGAAGGCCGCAGCCCTGGGGAGAGACGAGGCCGCAGGTCGTCCTCCAGAGGGAAGTACCACAAGCTGGACAACAACCTGGAGGAGGCGATCACAGCCACGAAAGGCGCAAA GAGACACTGA
- the LOC119598717 gene encoding trans-Golgi network integral membrane protein 1-like isoform X1 produces MEEKEGTTRMKLKGTRATYAACVLCAVFTPVILAPVNESKQLDASLPLTTFGNSANIASFALANLSALGAADKPSENNMDNQQPPGNSAPTVIGPSSADNPPAEKPSSTVDVKKEVENVVTAEAQETVVDKSVPPSPESQSPDSEASAKKDNADQGQGPPPPPPAPRESETQVLEEKKEVAEAADPSGSAPQVLASGSTEAQGGEVKKVNPSPLPSESAMTVGAKPEETQASRISDPEIPQETQNKANETQGLVVTDEQAQEPQQNADQAKESQPSAVPSEIAQSAPVEPPKLPEQSAAETQEPKPVKEETQKPDVSEVAAQVPKEPEQQAENTQDSDAVVEQPKEQEQTANETQEQPEQLAVDEEAKGTDTEDNLIEENINNDDENREQYENDIAVVDKPINDYSYTMDSSQQSSMATDMQANNPSFSDQLGKDSEDGGELTIKNREIFTDDEDSHFFAYFLTIMVSAIIFYLVFHNKQRIIALIIEGRSPGERRGRRSSSRGKYHKLDNNLEEAITATKGAKYDIIY; encoded by the exons atggaagagaaggaaggaaccaCCAGAATGAAGCTAAAGGGGACGAGAGCCACGTATGCCGCATGTGTCTTGTGCGCTGTCTTCACACCGGTGATATTGGCTCCAGTAAATGAATCAAAGCAGCTTGACGCAAGTTTGCCTCTGACCACTTTCGGTAACAGTGCAAATATCGCGTCGTTTGCCTTGGCAAATCTTAGTGCTTTAGGGGCTGCCGACAAACCATCAGAAAATAATATGGACAACCAGCAGCCTCCTGGGAATTCTGCTCCAACGGTAATAGGTCCAAGCTCTGCCGATAACCCTCCTGCAGAAAAACCATCGTCCACTGTGGACGTCAAAAAAGAAGTAGAGAATGTAGTCACAGCTGAGGCCCAAGAAACAGTTGTAGATAAAAGTGTGCCTCCAAGCCCTGAGTCCCAGTCGCCAGACTCAGAAGCTAGTGCCAAAAAGGATAATGCAGACCAAGGGCAaggcccaccaccaccaccaccagcacctaGAGAGAGTGAAACACAGGTattggaagagaaaaaggaggtggCGGAAGCAGCAGACCCATCCGGAAGTGCACCCCAGGTGTTAGCCAGCGGAAGTACTGAGGCTCAGGGAGGGGAGGTTAAGAAAGTCAACCCTTCTCCGTTGCCCAGTGAGAGTGCAATGACAGTAGGAGCCAAACCTGAGGAGACTCAAGCTTCTCGAATCTCAGATCCAGAGATCCCTCAGGAGACACAGAATAAAGCCAACGAAACACAAGGTTTGGTTGTTACAGATGAACAGGCACAGGAGCCCCAGCAGAATGCTGACCAGGCAAAGGAGTCTCAACCAAGTGCTGTCCCATCAGAGATTGCCCAAAGTGCACCTGTTGAGCCCCCAAAGTTGCCTGAGCAGAGTGCTGCTGAGACACAGGAACCAAAGCCCGTGAAGGAAGAAACACAAAAACCTGATGTATCTGAAGTCGCAGCACAGGTGCCAAAGGAACCAGAGCAACAGGCAGAAAACACACAGGACTCTGATGCAGTGGTGGAACAACCCAAGGAGCAGGAACAAACCGCCAACGAGACACAAGAACAACCAGAACAGCTGGCAGTGGACGAAGAAGCCAAGGGGACAGACACAGAGGACAATCTTATTGAAGAAAACATCAACAACGACGATGAAAATAGGGAACAGTACGAAAACGACATAGCTGTTGTGGATAAGCCCATAAACGATTACTCGTACACCATGGACAGCTCTCAGCAGAGCTCCATGGCAACCGATATGCAGGCTAATAATCCTTCCTTCAGTGATCAGCTAGGCAAAG ATAgtgaagacggcggagagctcaccatcaaaaatagagaaatattcaCCGATGACGAGGATTCCCACTTCTTTGCGTACTTCCTCACCATCATGGTCTCGGCCATCATCTTCTACCTGGTTTTCCATAACAAGCAACGG ATCATCGCTCTCATCATCGAAGGCCGCAGCCCTGGGGAGAGACGAGGCCGCAGGTCGTCCTCCAGAGGGAAGTACCACAAGCTGGACAACAACCTGGAGGAGGCGATCACAGCCACGAAAGGCGCAAAGTATGATATCATTTACTAG
- the LOC119598719 gene encoding pyridine nucleotide-disulfide oxidoreductase domain-containing protein 1-like has protein sequence MEEVENYTYVVAGGGIAGVTCAEHLYILHPEERTLVITASALIKAVTNVLPLTKTLDAFDVEERHAEYLENQCPNVTVIRDAVERLDAKEQCVYVSSGKKFKYKKLCICTGAVPKVIAEDSPYVVWIRDTESVCQFQARMKGARRIFIVGNGGIATEMVYEVTGIEIVWAIKDKHMTANFIDPGAAEFLRSELSKEKVDATGPSKRRKYTVDEKERVSAVMGGALGPDWHSGLELRGSNQRRVTLETEVEVKEILEPDKFRQSGKELTRLSEEEVDWPVYVELTNGKVYGCDFIVSATGVTPNVATFLAGNNLSVGDDGGLVINEQMETTEKNVYAAGDACTPGWEKARHWFQMRLWTQARQMGSYAAKCMWASLSGEEIYMDFCFELFAHATRFFGYKVIILGLFNGQGLEGKYEILLRYTQGMEYIKCVMVDGRMQGAVLLGETDLEETFENLILNQMDLSPYGEDLLNPDVDIEDYFD, from the exons ATGGAAGAAGTGGAAAATTACACTTACGTGGTGGCAGGAGGAGGCATTGCTGGCGTCACCTGTGCAGAACAC TTGTACATTCTACATCCAGAGGAGAGAACGTTAGTCATCACCGCCTCCGCGCTCATCAAGGCGGTCACCAACGTCCTGCCGCTGACGAAAACACTAGATGCCTTTGATGTGGAGGAGAGGCACGCCGAATACTTGGAGAATCAGTGCCCCAATGTCACCGTTATCCGGGATGCTGTGGAAAGGCTCGACGCAAAGGAGCAG tgtgtgtatgtatcttcagGCAAAAAGTTCAAATATAAAAAGCTCTGCATATGCACAGGAGCGGTACCCAAAGTCATAGCAGAAGACAGCCCGTATGTGGTGTGGATACGCGACACAGAATCCGTATGCCAGTTTCAGGCAAGAATGAAGGGTGCTCGGAGAATATTTATTGTGGGGAACGGAGGAATTGCGACAGAGATGGTTTACGAAGTTACAG GCATAGAAATTGTCTGGGCCATAAAAGACAAGCACATGACGGCCAACTTCATCGACCCTGGAGCTGCAGAGTTCCTCCGATCTGAGCTCTCTAAGGAGAAGGTTGATGCGACTGGGCCTTCCAAGAGGCGGAAGTACACCGTGGACGAGAAAGAG AGGGTTTCAGCAGTCATGGGTGGAGCTCTGGGTCCTGACTGGCATTCCGGCTTGGAGCTGAGGGGGAGCAACCAGCGCAGGGTCACCCTCGAGACGGAGGTCGAGGTGAAGGAAATTCTCGAGCCAGACAAGTTCAGGCAGTCGGGAAAAGAGCTGACGAGGCTGAGTGAGGAGGAAG ttgACTGGCCTGTCTATGTCGAGCTAACCAACGGCAAGGTCTACGGTTGTGATTTCATTGTGTCAGCAACGGGGGTGACGCCTAATGTTGCCACGTTTTTAGCAG GAAATAACCTGAGTGTAGGAGACGACGGAGGCCTCGTCATCAACGAACAGATGGAGACGACGGAGAAAAACGTGTACGCTGCGGGAGACGCTTGCACGCCTGGCTGGGAAAAGGCACGGCATTGGTTTCAG ATGAGGCTGTGGACGCAAGCAAGGCAAATGGGATCATACGCGGCGAAGTGCATGTGGGCATCGCTCTCAGGAGAGGAAATCTACATGGATTTCTGCTTTGAGCTCTTTGCGCACGCGACCCGGTTCTTCGGCTACAAAGTCATCATCCTGGGCCTCTTCAACGGCCAAGGACTGGAGGGGAAGTACGAAATCCTCCTCAGGTATACGCAAG GGATGGAGTACATCAAGTGTGTGATGGTGGACGGGCGCATGCAAGGGGCGGTGCTCCTTGGGGAGACAGACCTCGAGGAGACCTTCGAGAACCTCATCCTCAACCAGATGGACTTGTCTCCCTACGGCGAGGACCTCCTCAATCCCGATGTTGATATTGAGGATTATTTTGATTAG
- the LOC119598717 gene encoding trans-Golgi network integral membrane protein 1-like isoform X3: MEEKEGTTRMKLKGTRATYAACVLCAVFTPVILAPVNESKQLDASLPLTTFGNSANIASFALANLSALGAADKPSENNMDNQQPPGNSAPTVIGPSSADNPPAEKPSSTVDVKKEVENVVTAEAQETVVDKSVPPSPESQSPDSEASAKKDNADQGQGPPPPPPAPRESETQVLEEKKEVAEAADPSGSAPQVLASGSTEAQGGEVKKVNPSPLPSESAMTVGAKPEETQASRISDPEIPQETQNKANETQGLVVTDEQAQEPQQNADQAKESQPSAVPSEIAQSAPVEPPKLPEQSAAETQEPKPVKEETQKPDVSEVAAQVPKEPEQQAENTQDSDAVVEQPKEQEQTANETQEQPEQLAVDEEAKGTDTEDNLIEENINNDDENREQYENDIAVVDKPINDYSYTMDSSQQSSMATDMQANNPSFSDQLGKDSEDGGELTIKNREIFTDDEDSHFFAYFLTIMVSAIIFYLVFHNKQRIIALIIEGRSPGERRGRRSSSRGKYHKLDNNLEEAITATKGANT; the protein is encoded by the exons atggaagagaaggaaggaaccaCCAGAATGAAGCTAAAGGGGACGAGAGCCACGTATGCCGCATGTGTCTTGTGCGCTGTCTTCACACCGGTGATATTGGCTCCAGTAAATGAATCAAAGCAGCTTGACGCAAGTTTGCCTCTGACCACTTTCGGTAACAGTGCAAATATCGCGTCGTTTGCCTTGGCAAATCTTAGTGCTTTAGGGGCTGCCGACAAACCATCAGAAAATAATATGGACAACCAGCAGCCTCCTGGGAATTCTGCTCCAACGGTAATAGGTCCAAGCTCTGCCGATAACCCTCCTGCAGAAAAACCATCGTCCACTGTGGACGTCAAAAAAGAAGTAGAGAATGTAGTCACAGCTGAGGCCCAAGAAACAGTTGTAGATAAAAGTGTGCCTCCAAGCCCTGAGTCCCAGTCGCCAGACTCAGAAGCTAGTGCCAAAAAGGATAATGCAGACCAAGGGCAaggcccaccaccaccaccaccagcacctaGAGAGAGTGAAACACAGGTattggaagagaaaaaggaggtggCGGAAGCAGCAGACCCATCCGGAAGTGCACCCCAGGTGTTAGCCAGCGGAAGTACTGAGGCTCAGGGAGGGGAGGTTAAGAAAGTCAACCCTTCTCCGTTGCCCAGTGAGAGTGCAATGACAGTAGGAGCCAAACCTGAGGAGACTCAAGCTTCTCGAATCTCAGATCCAGAGATCCCTCAGGAGACACAGAATAAAGCCAACGAAACACAAGGTTTGGTTGTTACAGATGAACAGGCACAGGAGCCCCAGCAGAATGCTGACCAGGCAAAGGAGTCTCAACCAAGTGCTGTCCCATCAGAGATTGCCCAAAGTGCACCTGTTGAGCCCCCAAAGTTGCCTGAGCAGAGTGCTGCTGAGACACAGGAACCAAAGCCCGTGAAGGAAGAAACACAAAAACCTGATGTATCTGAAGTCGCAGCACAGGTGCCAAAGGAACCAGAGCAACAGGCAGAAAACACACAGGACTCTGATGCAGTGGTGGAACAACCCAAGGAGCAGGAACAAACCGCCAACGAGACACAAGAACAACCAGAACAGCTGGCAGTGGACGAAGAAGCCAAGGGGACAGACACAGAGGACAATCTTATTGAAGAAAACATCAACAACGACGATGAAAATAGGGAACAGTACGAAAACGACATAGCTGTTGTGGATAAGCCCATAAACGATTACTCGTACACCATGGACAGCTCTCAGCAGAGCTCCATGGCAACCGATATGCAGGCTAATAATCCTTCCTTCAGTGATCAGCTAGGCAAAG ATAgtgaagacggcggagagctcaccatcaaaaatagagaaatattcaCCGATGACGAGGATTCCCACTTCTTTGCGTACTTCCTCACCATCATGGTCTCGGCCATCATCTTCTACCTGGTTTTCCATAACAAGCAACGG ATCATCGCTCTCATCATCGAAGGCCGCAGCCCTGGGGAGAGACGAGGCCGCAGGTCGTCCTCCAGAGGGAAGTACCACAAGCTGGACAACAACCTGGAGGAGGCGATCACAGCCACGAAAGGCGCAAA CACATGA